Proteins co-encoded in one Thermochromatium tepidum ATCC 43061 genomic window:
- the tgt gene encoding tRNA guanosine(34) transglycosylase Tgt, which produces MHFDLLARDGLARRGRLTFARWTIETPAFMPVGTYGTVKAMTPEELLEVGTEILLANTFHLMLRPGTEVIRRLGDLHGFMHWDRPILTDSGGFQVFSLGALRKITEEGVRFQSPVDGSPVFLSPEISMRVQRELGSDIVMIFDECTPYPASEEQARVSMELSLRWAARSREAHGDNPAALFGIVQGGMYERPRAESLEGLMRIGFDGYAIGGLSVGEPEEDRLRVLDFLSDKLPTDRPRYLMGVGTPEDIVAAVQRGIDMFDCVMPTRNARNGHLFTHQGVVRIRNAIHRTDEGPLDPLCDCYTCRHYSRAYLHHLDRCKEILGARLATIHNLHYYQTLMRRLRAAISAGRLVDFVTEFKQQRMERTP; this is translated from the coding sequence ATGCACTTCGATCTGCTTGCACGCGATGGCCTTGCCCGTCGCGGCCGTCTGACCTTTGCACGCTGGACCATCGAGACCCCTGCCTTCATGCCCGTGGGTACCTATGGCACGGTCAAGGCCATGACCCCGGAAGAACTGCTGGAGGTCGGCACCGAGATCCTGCTCGCCAACACCTTCCATCTGATGCTGCGTCCAGGCACCGAGGTCATCCGCCGTCTCGGCGATCTGCATGGCTTCATGCACTGGGACAGACCCATCCTCACCGACTCGGGCGGTTTCCAGGTCTTCAGTCTCGGCGCGCTGCGCAAGATCACTGAGGAGGGCGTCAGGTTCCAATCGCCGGTCGACGGCAGCCCGGTGTTTTTAAGCCCCGAGATCTCGATGCGGGTGCAGCGCGAACTGGGTTCCGACATCGTGATGATCTTCGACGAATGCACCCCCTACCCGGCGAGCGAGGAACAGGCGCGCGTCTCGATGGAGCTGTCGCTGCGCTGGGCGGCGCGCTCGCGTGAGGCGCACGGTGACAATCCGGCGGCGCTGTTCGGTATCGTCCAGGGCGGGATGTACGAGCGTCCGCGTGCCGAGTCGCTGGAAGGTCTGATGCGGATCGGTTTTGATGGCTATGCCATCGGTGGACTCTCGGTCGGTGAGCCGGAGGAAGACCGGCTGCGGGTGCTCGATTTCCTCTCCGACAAGCTGCCGACCGACCGACCGCGCTATCTGATGGGCGTCGGCACCCCCGAGGACATCGTCGCCGCCGTCCAGCGCGGGATCGACATGTTCGACTGCGTCATGCCGACCCGCAACGCCCGCAACGGTCATCTGTTCACCCATCAGGGCGTGGTGCGCATCCGCAACGCCATCCACCGCACCGACGAAGGTCCGCTCGATCCGCTGTGCGACTGCTACACCTGCCGTCACTACAGCCGCGCCTATCTCCACCATCTCGACCGTTGCAAGGAGATCCTGGGCGCGCGGCTGGCGACCATCCACAACCTGCATTACTACCAGACCCTGATGCGCAGACTACGCGCGGCGATCAGCGCTGGGCGGTTGGTGGACTTTGTCACTGAGTTCAAACAGCAACGGATGGAGAGGACCCCATAA
- the pdxA gene encoding 4-hydroxythreonine-4-phosphate dehydrogenase PdxA produces MRHSNASAVARLALTPGEPAGIGPDLIVRLATSEPVAAELVAIADPDLLAERAARLGLALSLAPFDPAQAPTPSRPGQLKVWPVKLARAATPGRLDPANAGYVLETLRRACDGCLDRTFAALVTGPVHKGVINEAGIPFTGHTEFLAERCGAEPVMMLVTPGLRVALATTHLPLSAVSSAITHDSLGRAVDILYLDLVRRFGLKRPRILVCGLNPHAGEAGHLGWEEIKVITPVLDERRALGWDLVGPLPADTVFIPAHLKDADAVLAMYHDQGLPVLKHLGFGQAVNVTLGLPIIRTSVDHGTALDLAGTDRADLGSLRMALQTALQMTNASRP; encoded by the coding sequence ATGAGACATTCAAACGCATCCGCCGTAGCGCGACTGGCCCTGACGCCGGGCGAGCCGGCCGGCATTGGTCCGGATCTAATCGTGCGGCTGGCGACGTCCGAGCCGGTGGCGGCGGAACTGGTAGCCATCGCCGACCCGGATCTGCTGGCCGAACGGGCGGCACGTCTTGGTCTGGCGTTGAGCCTTGCGCCCTTCGATCCGGCTCAGGCGCCGACCCCGAGCCGCCCCGGTCAGCTCAAGGTCTGGCCGGTCAAGCTCGCACGGGCAGCGACACCGGGTCGGCTCGATCCGGCCAACGCCGGCTATGTGCTGGAGACCCTGAGACGCGCCTGCGACGGCTGTCTGGATCGGACCTTCGCCGCCCTGGTCACCGGGCCGGTCCACAAGGGCGTCATCAACGAGGCCGGGATCCCCTTCACCGGGCACACCGAGTTCTTGGCCGAACGCTGCGGGGCCGAGCCGGTGATGATGCTGGTCACACCTGGTCTGCGCGTCGCCTTGGCCACCACCCATCTGCCGCTGTCTGCCGTTAGTTCGGCGATCACGCACGACTCACTCGGGCGCGCGGTCGATATCCTGTACCTGGATCTGGTCAGGCGTTTTGGGCTCAAACGACCGCGGATCCTGGTGTGCGGACTCAACCCGCATGCCGGCGAGGCTGGCCATCTGGGATGGGAGGAGATCAAGGTCATCACCCCCGTGCTCGATGAGCGGCGTGCGCTGGGTTGGGATCTGGTCGGACCCCTGCCGGCAGATACAGTGTTCATCCCGGCGCACCTGAAGGACGCCGATGCCGTGCTGGCCATGTATCACGATCAGGGTCTGCCGGTGCTCAAGCATCTGGGATTCGGTCAGGCGGTCAATGTCACCCTGGGGTTACCGATCATCCGCACCTCGGTCGATCATGGCACGGCCTTGGATCTGGCCGGGACCGATCGCGCCGATCTTGGCAGTCTGCGGATGGCGCTCCAGACGGCGCTCCAGATGACGAATGCCTCGCGCCCTTAG
- the tnpC gene encoding IS66 family transposase codes for MERLPDLAGLTHAEKDALIHALWDWVTALRQEVVRLTAEVTRLQGEVAHLRGQMAKNSRNSSIPSSAEGLKKTKSMRKQGSRPPGGQPGHSGSTLKQVAQPDHVVDHPLPEVCDVCGESLTGQATTEIRQVFDLPPVTMEVTEHRIHALRCTCGKLHRSEFPPEVTAPVQYGPGVKAQAVYLTQHHMLPVARTANVLADLYGVPISTGTVQAMIGEASERLAPTVARIADAVAQADVAGADESGFRVAGKLNWLHTAVTDTLTWLGLHAKRGKAAFEDFGLLYRLKGTLVHDGWASYRELTCTHALCNAHHLRELTFVHEECGQAWAKRMIDLLVSAHHETVAAHGQPLTALRIQAIRTHYEAILAEAAAANPEKPASGRRGRTAQSVPFNLYRRLRDHADDVLRFTTDPRVPFSNNLAEQAIRMPKVKHKIAGCFRTTEGAQAFCIIRSYLATLQKQHFDLFQSLIQVFKGNTPQPNFSG; via the coding sequence ATGGAAAGACTGCCCGATCTTGCTGGCCTGACGCACGCGGAGAAAGACGCACTCATTCATGCGCTGTGGGATTGGGTCACCGCGTTGCGCCAGGAAGTCGTCCGGCTGACAGCGGAAGTGACCCGGCTGCAGGGGGAAGTCGCCCATCTGCGCGGGCAGATGGCGAAGAACAGCCGCAACTCGAGCATTCCATCCTCGGCCGAAGGCTTGAAGAAGACGAAGTCGATGCGCAAGCAGGGAAGCCGACCGCCTGGCGGTCAGCCGGGTCATTCCGGTTCGACGCTCAAGCAAGTGGCGCAGCCCGATCACGTGGTGGATCATCCACTGCCCGAGGTATGCGACGTCTGCGGCGAATCGCTCACGGGGCAGGCCACGACCGAAATCCGCCAGGTCTTCGATCTGCCGCCGGTGACAATGGAAGTGACCGAGCACCGGATTCACGCGCTGCGCTGCACCTGCGGCAAACTGCACCGCAGCGAATTCCCGCCCGAGGTCACGGCCCCGGTTCAATATGGCCCCGGCGTCAAGGCGCAGGCGGTCTATCTGACGCAGCACCACATGCTGCCCGTGGCGCGCACCGCCAACGTCCTTGCAGACCTGTATGGTGTGCCGATCTCGACCGGCACGGTTCAGGCCATGATCGGGGAGGCGAGTGAGCGGTTGGCTCCGACGGTCGCGCGGATCGCGGATGCGGTCGCTCAGGCGGATGTCGCGGGCGCCGACGAGTCTGGCTTTCGCGTGGCAGGCAAGCTCAACTGGCTGCACACCGCGGTGACCGACACCCTGACCTGGCTGGGTCTGCATGCCAAGCGCGGCAAGGCGGCGTTTGAGGACTTCGGTCTGCTGTATCGGCTCAAGGGAACGCTGGTTCATGACGGCTGGGCCTCGTATCGGGAACTGACCTGCACCCATGCGCTGTGCAACGCCCATCATCTGCGTGAATTGACCTTCGTCCATGAGGAATGCGGACAAGCGTGGGCCAAGCGCATGATCGATTTGTTGGTCTCTGCCCACCATGAAACGGTGGCCGCCCATGGCCAGCCGCTGACGGCTCTGCGCATCCAGGCGATCCGCACTCACTACGAGGCGATCCTTGCTGAAGCGGCCGCCGCCAATCCAGAGAAACCCGCCAGCGGCAGACGCGGGCGCACGGCGCAAAGCGTGCCGTTCAATCTCTACCGACGATTGCGTGATCATGCCGACGATGTCCTGCGCTTCACGACCGATCCACGCGTTCCGTTCAGTAACAACCTTGCCGAACAAGCGATCCGCATGCCCAAGGTCAAGCACAAGATCGCCGGTTGCTTCCGCACCACCGAAGGCGCACAGGCCTTCTGCATCATCCGCTCCTACCTCGCCACCCTGCAGAAGCAGCACTTCGACCTCTTCCAATCCCTCATCCAAGTGTTCAAGGGCAACACCCCTCAGCCAAATTTCTCGGGGTAG
- a CDS encoding peptidylprolyl isomerase — MAISPNRGTLVGLLGLALALGMGPSPVSAQALDAIVAVVNDDVVVRSELEREIALVVPQLNQRGTEVPPPEQLRKQVLDRLILKHLQQQRAKQLGIKVDEATLEEAIQGIAARNNLTLDELKSTLEAGGIRFEDFREDTRMQILTSRLQAQEVIRKIQVTEPEIDRFLARESGRLIEREQVRLQHILVALPDNPTPEQVKRAEDKAKGLVARLRAGADFAAVAARESDGSNALEGGDLGWFEMGAVPSLAADLARTLAEGEISDPIRSPSGFHIIRLSGIKTATPKDITQTHARHILVRTNELVSDDEARRRLLQLRERILNGEDFAALARANSDDTGSALKGGDLGWVEPGKTVPEFEAQMNALEVGAISEPFKSPFGWHILQVEERRQQSSSEDLLRIKAREALQRRKAEEATEEWLRQLRDEAYVEIRLDQET, encoded by the coding sequence ATGGCTATCAGTCCGAATAGAGGCACACTGGTGGGGCTTTTGGGACTCGCGTTGGCGCTCGGAATGGGACCTTCGCCTGTGTCGGCCCAGGCCCTGGATGCCATCGTCGCGGTGGTCAACGACGACGTGGTGGTGCGAAGCGAGCTGGAACGCGAGATCGCCCTGGTGGTCCCGCAGCTCAACCAGCGCGGGACGGAGGTGCCGCCTCCGGAACAGTTGCGCAAGCAGGTGCTCGATCGGCTCATCCTCAAGCATTTGCAGCAGCAGCGCGCCAAACAGCTCGGAATCAAGGTCGACGAGGCGACCCTGGAAGAGGCGATCCAGGGGATTGCGGCCCGCAACAATCTGACGCTCGACGAGCTCAAGTCGACCCTGGAGGCCGGCGGCATCCGCTTCGAAGACTTTCGCGAGGACACACGGATGCAGATCCTGACCAGCCGCCTGCAGGCACAGGAGGTGATCCGTAAGATCCAGGTCACCGAACCTGAGATCGATCGTTTCCTGGCGCGCGAGTCTGGACGGCTGATCGAGCGCGAGCAGGTCCGCTTACAGCACATTCTGGTGGCCCTGCCCGACAACCCGACCCCGGAGCAGGTCAAGCGCGCCGAGGACAAGGCCAAGGGGTTGGTGGCGCGTCTGCGCGCCGGGGCCGATTTCGCCGCCGTCGCCGCGCGCGAGTCGGATGGAAGCAACGCCCTGGAGGGCGGCGATCTAGGCTGGTTCGAGATGGGGGCCGTGCCGAGCCTGGCGGCGGATCTGGCCCGAACCCTGGCCGAGGGCGAGATCAGCGACCCAATACGCAGCCCGAGCGGGTTCCATATCATCCGTCTGAGCGGGATCAAGACCGCCACACCCAAGGACATCACCCAGACCCATGCGCGGCATATCCTGGTTCGCACCAATGAGCTCGTCTCAGATGACGAGGCACGCCGGCGTCTACTGCAGCTGCGCGAGCGTATCCTGAACGGTGAGGATTTCGCCGCCCTGGCACGGGCCAACTCGGATGACACGGGCTCGGCGCTCAAGGGCGGCGATCTAGGCTGGGTCGAGCCGGGCAAAACAGTGCCCGAGTTCGAGGCGCAGATGAACGCCCTGGAGGTCGGGGCGATCAGCGAACCCTTCAAAAGCCCCTTCGGCTGGCACATCCTGCAGGTCGAGGAGCGGCGCCAACAGAGTAGTAGCGAAGATTTGTTGCGCATCAAGGCGCGCGAGGCGCTCCAGCGACGCAAGGCCGAGGAGGCGACCGAGGAGTGGTTGCGTCAGTTGCGCGACGAGGCCTATGTCGAGATCCGGCTCGATCAGGAAACATGA
- the lptD gene encoding LPS-assembly protein LptD: MPIQADSKQRACAIALLVLAVAPSVLGATEPSQDSGLSNPASAGPDAAPRTGFTPTTPERTPRVASPLTASRPSAPDATLATLEVQEAQGVTLAPPDETPEVRMDAIPVEQRADDPRLHLDLDWTYCGPAPGVTRIAPSLPTQESRRLPIEITADLVDYDRERNLIQLQGEVEIVQEAYRLYADRSRYDRRTGDVAATGGIELDSPGLRIIGERADYNLETEHGHLERAGYRMHGQANLRGAADEAWLLDAKRSRYRDVLYTTCPPGNSAWTLRARDLELDQGTGLGVARQARLSLWDVPVLYTPYLAFPIDGRRRSGFLIPTIGTSEETGFDLSIPYYWNIAPNMDATLTPRLMSTRGLMLGAEFRHLSPWQRLELDGELLPSDWKNEDEGVRGALHVTQSAWIGTRWSSAIDYASVSDDRYLVDFGNRLDVTSVRNLSQRADVRYSGDGWWALGRLQQFQTVDTSIAPANRPYGQLPHIELNVSPNTLFAGLEYDFEARYDYFDHDSAVHGSRLVAIPALRWPLRRGFGHFIPRARLYYTQYDLIDQVESADPQPSHLIPSLDLDGKLIFERESDWFGHQTLQTLEPRLYYVFTTYADQSDNPRFDTTALDFSFASLFRPNRFTGYDRISDENRLTLGLTSRTIANRDGDELLRASLGQIHYLDARRVQLNGTVSQDDVSSSLAGELAARLYKDWSAQLGLQWNPHDEGNAWEKQILQLRYAPDRERLINLAYRYNLGSQASEKYEDADLAFQMPIGPGVRVVGRWLYSLLNDETVEAFAGLEFGQCCWRLRVLGQHLKRDADQPASTSVMLQLELAGLGSFGNSIDKVLQRGIYGYQSE; encoded by the coding sequence ATGCCGATTCAGGCCGATTCCAAACAGCGCGCATGCGCGATCGCGCTGCTCGTGCTCGCGGTCGCCCCGTCCGTACTCGGGGCGACCGAACCCAGCCAGGATTCCGGTCTCTCCAATCCGGCGAGCGCGGGCCCGGACGCTGCGCCCCGAACCGGCTTCACACCCACCACGCCGGAGCGCACACCCAGGGTTGCGTCGCCCCTGACCGCCAGCCGTCCATCCGCGCCTGACGCGACGCTCGCGACCCTGGAAGTGCAGGAGGCCCAGGGTGTCACACTCGCCCCACCGGACGAGACTCCAGAGGTACGGATGGACGCCATCCCGGTTGAACAGCGCGCCGATGACCCTCGTCTGCACCTGGATCTCGATTGGACGTACTGCGGACCTGCGCCTGGCGTCACGCGGATCGCACCGTCTCTCCCGACCCAGGAGTCACGCCGCCTCCCGATCGAGATCACGGCCGATCTGGTCGATTACGACCGTGAGCGCAACCTGATCCAGCTGCAGGGCGAGGTCGAGATCGTCCAGGAGGCATACCGACTGTACGCGGACCGCTCGCGCTACGACCGAAGGACCGGGGACGTCGCTGCTACCGGCGGCATCGAGCTGGACTCTCCAGGGCTGCGGATCATCGGCGAGCGCGCCGACTACAACCTGGAGACCGAGCACGGACACCTGGAACGGGCCGGCTACCGGATGCACGGCCAGGCCAATCTGCGTGGCGCCGCCGACGAGGCCTGGCTGCTCGACGCCAAGCGCAGCCGTTATCGCGATGTGCTCTATACCACCTGCCCGCCCGGAAATTCGGCCTGGACACTGCGCGCGCGTGATCTGGAACTGGACCAGGGCACTGGGCTGGGTGTGGCGCGTCAGGCGCGCCTGAGTCTCTGGGACGTACCGGTGCTCTACACGCCCTATCTGGCCTTCCCGATCGATGGACGCCGGCGCAGCGGTTTTCTGATCCCGACCATCGGCACCTCTGAGGAGACTGGATTCGACCTCAGTATTCCCTATTACTGGAACATCGCGCCCAACATGGACGCCACCCTGACGCCGCGTCTGATGAGCACGCGCGGTCTGATGCTCGGGGCCGAGTTCCGCCATCTCTCGCCCTGGCAGCGCCTCGAACTCGATGGTGAGCTCCTGCCGAGCGATTGGAAGAACGAAGACGAGGGGGTGCGCGGGGCCTTGCATGTCACCCAGTCCGCCTGGATCGGCACGCGCTGGTCGAGCGCGATCGACTATGCCTCGGTCTCCGACGACCGCTATCTGGTCGATTTCGGCAACCGGCTCGATGTGACGAGTGTGCGCAACCTCAGTCAGCGCGCGGATGTCCGCTACAGCGGCGACGGCTGGTGGGCGCTGGGGCGCTTGCAGCAGTTCCAAACGGTTGACACCAGCATCGCGCCGGCCAACCGTCCCTATGGACAGCTCCCGCACATCGAATTGAATGTCTCGCCCAACACACTCTTTGCTGGACTGGAATACGACTTCGAGGCGCGGTATGACTATTTCGACCACGACTCAGCCGTCCATGGCAGTCGACTGGTCGCCATCCCTGCACTGCGTTGGCCGCTGCGGCGCGGCTTTGGGCATTTCATCCCGCGTGCTCGGCTCTATTACACCCAATACGACCTCATCGATCAGGTGGAGAGCGCCGACCCTCAGCCGAGCCATCTGATCCCGAGCCTGGATCTCGACGGCAAGCTGATCTTCGAGCGCGAGTCCGACTGGTTCGGGCACCAGACCTTGCAGACACTCGAACCCCGGCTCTATTACGTCTTTACCACTTACGCCGATCAGTCCGACAATCCGCGCTTCGACACCACGGCGCTCGATTTCAGCTTCGCGAGTCTATTTCGCCCCAACCGCTTCACCGGCTACGACCGCATCAGCGACGAGAACCGTCTCACACTGGGTCTGACCTCACGCACCATCGCCAACCGCGATGGCGACGAGCTCCTACGCGCCAGTCTCGGCCAGATCCATTACCTCGACGCGCGTCGGGTCCAGCTCAACGGCACGGTCTCACAGGACGATGTGAGCTCGTCCCTGGCGGGCGAACTGGCGGCACGACTGTACAAGGACTGGAGTGCTCAGCTGGGGCTGCAATGGAATCCACATGATGAAGGGAACGCCTGGGAAAAGCAGATCCTCCAGCTGCGCTATGCCCCCGACCGCGAACGCCTGATCAATCTCGCCTACCGCTACAATCTCGGCAGCCAGGCGTCGGAGAAATACGAGGACGCAGACCTCGCGTTCCAGATGCCCATCGGCCCAGGGGTGCGGGTGGTCGGACGCTGGCTTTACTCACTGCTCAACGACGAGACGGTCGAGGCCTTCGCCGGGCTTGAGTTCGGCCAGTGTTGCTGGCGACTGCGCGTACTGGGTCAGCATCTCAAGCGCGACGCCGACCAGCCGGCGAGCACCAGTGTCATGCTGCAACTGGAGCTGGCCGGTCTCGGCTCCTTCGGCAATTCGATCGATAAGGTTCTGCAACGAGGAATCTATGGCTATCAGTCCGAATAG
- a CDS encoding aminoglycoside phosphotransferase family protein translates to MAVLDRTAVLRSWLSEVLGSEDFELSPASSDASFRRYWRVRRAGETWIAMDAPPEFEDCGRYADLARRFRACGLNTPEIYTEARELGFLLISDFGDRVYLSELTDHSVDRLYGDALAALEILQTRVPHAGLPIYDADLLARELGLFRDWLVQGLLGQVLGSPELKRLERVESILIANALEQPQVCVHRDYHSRNLMLTEHDNPGVLDFQDALVGPITYDLVSLLRDCYIAWPQARVQGWVDVYLERAIAIGLLSAADSARFGRWFDLMGMQRHLKASGIFARLSLRDGKHGYLADIPRTLGYVRAVAARYPELSALGDWLEAEVAPALERRLALGA, encoded by the coding sequence ATGGCTGTGTTGGATCGAACTGCCGTCCTGCGTTCCTGGTTGAGCGAGGTCTTGGGATCGGAAGACTTCGAGCTGAGCCCGGCCTCCTCGGATGCGAGCTTTCGCCGCTATTGGCGCGTGCGGCGCGCGGGCGAGACCTGGATCGCCATGGACGCCCCGCCCGAGTTCGAGGACTGCGGACGCTATGCCGATCTGGCCCGGCGCTTCCGTGCCTGTGGACTCAATACACCCGAGATCTACACCGAGGCGCGCGAGCTGGGATTTCTGCTGATCTCTGACTTCGGCGATCGGGTCTATCTCAGCGAGCTGACCGACCACAGCGTCGATCGGCTCTATGGCGATGCGCTCGCGGCACTCGAGATCCTCCAGACGCGGGTCCCGCATGCCGGACTACCGATCTATGATGCCGACCTGCTTGCGCGCGAACTCGGGCTGTTTCGCGACTGGCTGGTCCAGGGTCTCCTGGGGCAGGTGCTCGGGTCTCCCGAGCTAAAGCGGCTTGAGCGCGTCGAGTCCATCCTGATCGCCAACGCGCTTGAACAGCCCCAGGTCTGTGTCCATCGTGATTATCACTCGCGCAATCTGATGCTGACTGAGCACGACAACCCGGGCGTGCTCGATTTCCAGGACGCCCTGGTCGGCCCCATCACCTATGACCTGGTCTCGCTGCTGCGCGACTGCTACATCGCCTGGCCCCAGGCGCGCGTCCAGGGTTGGGTCGATGTCTATCTCGAACGGGCCATCGCTATCGGTCTGCTCAGCGCCGCCGACAGCGCGCGTTTTGGGCGTTGGTTCGACCTCATGGGGATGCAGCGCCATCTCAAGGCCAGCGGGATCTTCGCCCGGCTGAGCCTGCGCGACGGCAAGCACGGCTATCTGGCCGACATCCCACGCACCCTGGGCTATGTGCGCGCGGTGGCCGCCCGTTACCCCGAGCTGAGCGCGCTGGGTGACTGGCTGGAGGCCGAGGTCGCGCCCGCGCTGGAACGACGCCTGGCCCTGGGTGCCTGA